In Kordiimonas pumila, a single genomic region encodes these proteins:
- a CDS encoding amidohydrolase produces the protein MNKITYLAVFVIGALCTYLVYEGLPFQQKQALPQLDVNPSRYEPIASGPIVIRGATLYDGLGGVTQDTDILLESGKIKSIGEGIQVPDGTLTIDGTGKYVTPGLIDIHTHLGTATMPYSTGDVSNWDVNEATGAVKPEVRAEHAIWPQDPSFATTLAGGVTTLQVLPGSSNLFGGLGVVLKNVPAPTAQAMKFPGASFGLKMACGENPKGYGDEGKEPGSRMGNVAMQRQAWLDAQAYEQEYRAGKRQRDLGLEVLVAAMKGDVKVHVHCYRSDDMATMMDMANEFGFKIAAFHHAVEAYKISALLKENGACSAVWSDWWGYKLEALDGIQENAAFLDAAGACVAMHSDFASVGQMLPIETAKAIAAGRRAGLEISTAHALTWITSNPAKILGLEDQIGSLETGKNADVVLWSGDPFSIYSRADQVFIDGAVVYDRLDPKRRPVTDMMTGQPAAEDKP, from the coding sequence ATGAATAAAATTACATATCTAGCAGTTTTTGTAATAGGTGCGTTATGTACCTATCTGGTTTATGAAGGGTTGCCCTTTCAGCAGAAGCAAGCTCTACCGCAGTTGGATGTAAACCCCAGTAGATATGAGCCTATCGCTTCTGGCCCAATCGTTATTCGGGGCGCTACTCTCTATGACGGATTAGGGGGTGTGACACAGGATACGGATATTCTTTTAGAGAGCGGTAAGATAAAATCTATTGGCGAAGGCATTCAGGTGCCCGATGGCACGCTAACGATAGATGGTACTGGAAAATATGTAACGCCCGGTCTTATCGATATACATACCCATTTGGGCACGGCCACGATGCCGTATTCTACTGGCGATGTAAGCAACTGGGATGTGAATGAAGCCACAGGCGCAGTAAAGCCTGAGGTGAGGGCAGAGCATGCAATTTGGCCTCAGGACCCGTCTTTTGCAACAACCCTTGCAGGTGGTGTTACAACACTTCAGGTACTGCCCGGCTCCTCGAACCTTTTTGGCGGCCTTGGTGTTGTGCTGAAAAATGTACCAGCACCCACGGCGCAAGCAATGAAATTTCCGGGTGCGTCGTTTGGCTTGAAAATGGCGTGCGGCGAAAACCCTAAGGGGTACGGCGATGAAGGCAAAGAGCCGGGCAGCCGTATGGGCAATGTTGCGATGCAGCGCCAAGCCTGGCTTGATGCACAAGCATATGAGCAGGAGTATAGGGCAGGTAAAAGACAGCGCGATTTGGGGCTTGAGGTTCTCGTCGCCGCTATGAAGGGCGATGTTAAGGTTCATGTGCATTGTTACCGGTCAGATGATATGGCAACCATGATGGATATGGCCAACGAGTTTGGTTTTAAAATCGCTGCTTTTCACCATGCAGTTGAAGCATATAAAATTTCAGCTCTATTGAAAGAAAATGGTGCTTGCAGCGCTGTATGGAGCGATTGGTGGGGTTATAAGCTTGAGGCATTAGACGGGATTCAGGAAAATGCTGCTTTTCTGGATGCTGCTGGGGCTTGTGTTGCTATGCACTCTGATTTTGCCTCTGTTGGGCAAATGCTTCCCATTGAAACCGCAAAAGCTATTGCGGCAGGCAGGCGTGCGGGTCTTGAAATTAGCACTGCGCACGCGCTGACTTGGATAACCAGTAACCCTGCTAAGATACTGGGTCTTGAGGATCAGATTGGCTCGCTTGAAACAGGCAAGAATGCAGATGTGGTTTTATGGTCAGGGGACCCTTTCAGCATATACAGCAGGGCTGATCAGGTTTTCATTGATGGGGCTGTTGTATATGACAGGCTAGACCCCAAGCGCAGGCCGGTAACAGATATGATGACGGGCCAGCCCGCAGCGGAGGACAAGCCATGA
- a CDS encoding amidohydrolase family protein, protein MKKQLIGLFLSACMVMSSATKAETYVVTNAAVFGAAEGSEPVSILLKDGLIEAVGPDVAVPENATVIDAAGRFVTSGLMNSATDLGLIEVNSAKETVDINGSGDNLGAAFDVQYGLNPNSILLDVARTEGLVRAAVMPTTADASGFAGMGVLLHLNAGFNILGTAKAMLVAKVGGVGASNKSRSAVWVNLYSAFEKAGKVEENSDAATKILQAVLAAEMPLVIDANRESDVRQAISFAAKFGIRVIILGGSEAWRVAPELAAAQIPVILNPYDTLPGTFDAMGARAESAAILHQAGVLVSFSVTSIYKSHNAGIGLRVGAGYAAARGLSKSAALDAITVNPAKIWGIDAMYGTLAQGKAADIVIWSGDPLEALTVADKVFIGGKPMEAKSRQMLLRDKYHPSKQHNSYPPAYQ, encoded by the coding sequence ATGAAAAAACAGCTTATAGGCCTTTTCCTGAGTGCGTGTATGGTTATGTCGAGTGCCACAAAAGCAGAAACATATGTTGTCACGAATGCGGCTGTTTTTGGGGCAGCAGAAGGTAGCGAACCAGTTTCCATTTTATTGAAAGATGGGTTGATTGAAGCTGTAGGGCCAGATGTTGCTGTGCCTGAAAATGCAACGGTGATTGATGCAGCAGGTAGGTTTGTGACGTCAGGCCTTATGAACTCAGCAACCGATTTGGGCTTGATTGAGGTGAATTCTGCCAAAGAAACTGTCGATATAAATGGCTCGGGGGATAATCTCGGGGCCGCCTTTGATGTTCAGTACGGGCTTAACCCTAATTCCATTTTGCTGGATGTTGCCAGAACAGAAGGGCTTGTGCGGGCGGCAGTTATGCCAACAACTGCTGATGCGTCAGGCTTTGCGGGTATGGGGGTTTTACTGCATTTAAATGCCGGGTTTAATATTCTGGGCACAGCAAAAGCCATGCTTGTTGCCAAGGTTGGCGGTGTTGGGGCGAGCAATAAGTCGCGCAGCGCCGTATGGGTGAACCTCTATAGTGCCTTTGAAAAGGCCGGGAAAGTAGAAGAAAACTCGGATGCGGCAACAAAAATTTTGCAAGCTGTTCTAGCGGCTGAAATGCCTTTGGTGATCGATGCGAACCGAGAGTCTGACGTACGGCAAGCCATTAGTTTTGCCGCCAAATTTGGTATCAGGGTTATTATTCTGGGAGGGTCAGAAGCATGGCGAGTAGCACCAGAGCTGGCGGCAGCCCAGATTCCAGTGATTTTGAACCCATATGATACACTGCCCGGAACCTTTGATGCGATGGGTGCCCGCGCTGAAAGCGCTGCTATTCTGCATCAAGCCGGGGTTCTTGTCAGCTTTTCGGTGACCAGTATTTATAAAAGCCATAATGCAGGCATTGGTCTGCGGGTTGGTGCTGGTTATGCGGCGGCGCGCGGCCTTAGTAAAAGTGCGGCGCTTGATGCAATTACGGTAAACCCCGCTAAAATATGGGGGATAGATGCTATGTATGGCACCCTTGCTCAGGGTAAGGCGGCAGACATCGTCATTTGGTCTGGCGACCCACTGGAGGCACTTACCGTTGCCGACAAGGTGTTTATTGGCGGCAAACCAATGGAGGCAAAATCGCGCCAGATGTTACTGCGGGATAAATATCACCCGTCAAAACAACACAATAGCTATCCTCCAGCATATCAGTAA
- a CDS encoding amidohydrolase family protein codes for MGSIISKIQYAGFLVLLVFLPMQAMANTALPLEPSRIIEFDTGEGTWISLDVSPDGKHIVFDLLGDIYLLNIKGGTAKAISTGMGFDTQPVFSPDGRRIAYVTDASGAENIWTMALDGRDKKQVSFQDTERALLSPEWSADGTYIYASLFRADVHGHALQRYNADGSGGVSQITTIKTETGTQSVNGAVASRDGQYLYYAHMAGGLELDVLEKWTIQRRNIATGAVDTLVAPVPTRLADPDGGTYFRPVISPDGTSLVYGTRYMGQTGLRIRNLENGDDRWLIYPVQHDQLQASHIQDILPRYTFMPDGKSLVLSKDGKIKRVDIATGSEATIAFKAHVAVGIGPNLKQDIRVETGPVQARLIQDAEQSPNGKKLVFSALGKVYVMALQDGALPQQIGPDDTPSFQPSWSPDGTKVVYVTWTARSAGHVWVAEAGSSAPPQRITTEADFYTHPVFSPDGKAIVVMRASNKARMHNYMEYGPVHKGSLLKYPLSGGQPEVLYSGEFGSKPLFSKVGDKTYLFTSAGLQQLEDGKLQQTLQVVGPGWYFMEGPAPVDGLKVSPDGKWALAQIAQQLYVVEVPADTEQPVTLIDPQVRYRKITDVGADYFDWADDGRTITWSIGSTFYRRPLSGVELFEPGSGNKNADSPEVGSAGLEAFKVTVEIPRDTPTGSVLLQGATIITEDSAGVLENADILVTDNKIAAIGTSGTLDVPDGTEIIDVQGRYIIPGMIDTHHHIADIRREIYDYEAWGPSAALAYGVTTLFDPSTLSIDMMSYTDLMDAGLMTGSRIYSTGPAIFSFNEFQSKDEIRQVLLRYRDHYRLRNLKMYKTGNRKVRQWFVEVAAELGMQPTTEGGLAMKHGLTQIIDGFAGHEHALPAVPLYKDVVELVSKSRVGYTLTLLITNGGYEGQDYFISRDDPQSDAKVNSFWPRFVINGKFYEQTWRSPSLYMFPATAESANRIVQAGGLLGIGAHGEAPGIGTHWEMEAHAMGGMKPADILHAATIGGAEIIGRQHDLGSLSVGKLADLVILSENPLVDIKNTRSITMVMKNGRLYEGDTLNELWPRKKTFQTTWFKEDGYIPEAATEALLHHQNIAAHYLACQ; via the coding sequence ATGGGCAGTATCATTAGCAAAATACAATATGCAGGCTTCTTGGTACTGCTTGTCTTTTTACCGATGCAGGCTATGGCCAATACTGCCCTGCCGCTTGAGCCATCGCGCATAATAGAATTTGATACAGGTGAAGGCACGTGGATATCACTTGATGTATCACCAGATGGTAAACATATTGTCTTTGACCTTCTCGGCGATATTTACTTGCTCAATATCAAAGGCGGCACAGCAAAAGCTATATCGACAGGGATGGGGTTTGATACGCAGCCTGTTTTTTCTCCAGACGGGCGCCGTATTGCCTATGTGACAGATGCTTCTGGCGCGGAAAATATCTGGACCATGGCCTTGGATGGTCGCGACAAAAAGCAGGTAAGCTTTCAGGATACAGAGCGGGCTTTATTGTCACCTGAATGGTCTGCAGACGGGACGTATATATATGCTTCTCTCTTTAGGGCTGATGTGCACGGGCATGCGCTCCAGCGTTATAATGCTGATGGGTCAGGCGGCGTTAGCCAGATTACCACTATCAAAACGGAAACAGGTACCCAGAGTGTAAACGGTGCGGTGGCCTCCCGCGATGGTCAGTATCTTTATTATGCGCATATGGCTGGTGGGCTTGAGCTTGATGTGCTGGAAAAGTGGACCATTCAACGCAGAAATATAGCAACAGGTGCCGTTGATACTCTTGTTGCACCGGTACCAACACGCCTTGCTGACCCTGACGGCGGTACATATTTCCGGCCTGTAATTTCCCCTGATGGTACTAGCCTTGTGTATGGCACACGCTATATGGGACAAACCGGTCTAAGAATACGAAACTTGGAAAATGGTGATGATCGCTGGCTTATATACCCTGTTCAGCATGATCAGTTACAAGCCTCGCACATACAGGATATTTTGCCGCGCTATACCTTTATGCCAGACGGTAAGTCGCTGGTTTTATCAAAAGACGGCAAGATCAAACGGGTTGATATTGCTACAGGGAGTGAAGCAACAATAGCGTTTAAGGCGCATGTTGCTGTTGGCATTGGGCCAAACCTGAAGCAGGATATTCGCGTTGAAACTGGCCCTGTTCAAGCGCGGCTCATTCAGGATGCAGAGCAATCACCAAATGGCAAGAAACTTGTGTTCTCGGCGCTTGGCAAGGTGTACGTGATGGCGCTGCAAGACGGCGCCTTGCCGCAGCAGATAGGGCCGGATGACACACCTTCCTTTCAGCCGTCATGGTCACCAGATGGCACAAAGGTGGTGTATGTAACATGGACAGCCCGGAGTGCTGGCCATGTTTGGGTGGCTGAAGCTGGTAGTTCAGCACCTCCCCAAAGAATAACAACCGAGGCTGATTTTTATACCCACCCCGTGTTCAGCCCAGACGGCAAGGCTATTGTTGTGATGCGCGCAAGCAATAAAGCCCGCATGCATAACTACATGGAATATGGCCCCGTGCATAAAGGTAGCTTATTGAAATACCCTCTCTCAGGTGGGCAACCAGAAGTGCTGTACAGCGGCGAGTTTGGCAGTAAACCTCTCTTTAGCAAAGTGGGTGATAAAACCTACCTCTTTACAAGCGCTGGCCTGCAACAGTTAGAAGATGGCAAATTACAGCAAACCTTACAAGTTGTTGGCCCCGGCTGGTATTTTATGGAAGGCCCTGCCCCTGTTGATGGCTTGAAAGTTAGCCCGGACGGTAAATGGGCCTTGGCCCAGATTGCGCAGCAGCTTTATGTTGTTGAAGTACCAGCAGATACAGAGCAGCCTGTTACCCTCATAGACCCACAGGTCAGGTACCGTAAAATTACAGATGTTGGTGCAGACTATTTTGACTGGGCTGATGATGGCCGCACCATCACATGGTCTATTGGGTCAACCTTTTATCGGCGACCCCTTAGCGGTGTTGAACTGTTTGAGCCGGGCTCGGGCAATAAGAACGCTGACAGCCCTGAAGTTGGCAGTGCAGGCCTTGAGGCCTTTAAAGTCACTGTTGAAATACCGCGTGATACGCCAACAGGGTCTGTGTTGTTGCAGGGTGCCACGATTATTACAGAAGACAGTGCGGGTGTTCTTGAAAATGCGGATATTCTGGTAACAGATAATAAAATTGCGGCCATTGGCACATCTGGCACACTGGATGTGCCAGATGGCACAGAAATAATTGATGTTCAAGGGCGCTATATTATACCGGGCATGATTGATACACACCATCATATAGCCGATATTCGCCGTGAAATTTATGATTATGAGGCGTGGGGGCCATCAGCCGCGCTTGCGTACGGCGTAACAACATTATTTGACCCTTCCACACTCAGTATTGATATGATGTCCTATACCGACCTGATGGATGCGGGCCTAATGACCGGATCCCGTATTTACTCTACAGGCCCAGCCATTTTTTCTTTCAATGAGTTCCAGTCAAAAGACGAAATTCGGCAGGTGCTGTTGCGGTACCGTGATCATTACCGGCTGCGAAACCTGAAGATGTATAAAACCGGTAACAGAAAGGTTCGGCAGTGGTTTGTTGAAGTCGCAGCCGAGCTTGGTATGCAGCCAACCACAGAAGGCGGCCTTGCTATGAAGCATGGTCTAACCCAGATTATAGATGGGTTTGCAGGGCATGAACACGCTTTGCCAGCGGTGCCTCTTTATAAAGATGTTGTTGAACTGGTTAGTAAAAGCAGGGTTGGCTACACGCTGACCCTGCTTATCACCAATGGTGGCTATGAGGGGCAGGATTATTTTATCAGTCGGGATGATCCACAAAGTGACGCTAAGGTAAATAGCTTCTGGCCCCGATTTGTGATTAATGGCAAATTTTACGAACAAACGTGGCGGTCACCAAGTTTATATATGTTCCCCGCTACAGCAGAAAGCGCTAATCGCATTGTGCAAGCGGGTGGGCTTTTGGGGATTGGTGCGCACGGCGAGGCACCTGGTATTGGAACACACTGGGAAATGGAAGCTCACGCGATGGGCGGTATGAAGCCCGCTGATATTTTGCACGCTGCAACAATTGGCGGCGCAGAGATCATTGGTCGCCAGCACGATTTGGGCAGCTTGAGCGTGGGTAAGCTCGCCGATTTGGTAATCCTGAGCGAGAATCCACTTGTTGATATTAAAAATACTCGCTCCATAACAATGGTAATGAAAAATGGCCGCCTATATGAAGGGGATACCCTGAATGAATTATGGCCACGTAAAAAAACGTTCCAAACAACATGGTTTAAAGAAGATGGCTATATCCCAGAAGCGGCGACCGAGGCCTTGTTGCATCATCAAAATATTGCGGCGCATTACCTAGCGTGTCAGTAG
- a CDS encoding substrate-binding periplasmic protein, which translates to MGKRWLLCIGLLGTAPTALGAEGYTIYQPDNPPWGSTETGDGFVVSIVLHAFKEAGIPYKSVFVPWKRAQAQVANSNNGFMAPLTRIESREDKYIWVAPVNISFLQLVTNNTEYASEKWQDLLEVPVIGRMESPAEYVLQDLGFKYLTIVEDERTAARLVLANRVSLWMQRGLPGNWAYFQAGGKMQDLHVIERWETPLQYLVASKSVPEITINRLRAVLDKMRISGEIDKIKQEYFPYEIDCELRFTCKEARSVE; encoded by the coding sequence TTGGGTAAGCGGTGGCTTTTATGTATTGGGTTGCTGGGGACTGCTCCAACAGCTTTAGGTGCAGAAGGTTATACCATATACCAGCCTGACAATCCGCCGTGGGGATCAACAGAGACTGGCGACGGATTTGTTGTCTCTATTGTCTTACATGCCTTTAAAGAAGCGGGCATTCCTTACAAGTCTGTTTTTGTGCCGTGGAAGCGCGCGCAGGCGCAGGTTGCAAACTCAAACAATGGCTTTATGGCCCCCCTTACCCGGATTGAAAGTAGGGAAGACAAATATATCTGGGTTGCCCCGGTCAATATTTCATTCTTGCAGTTGGTGACCAACAACACGGAATATGCTAGCGAAAAATGGCAAGATTTGCTTGAGGTCCCGGTAATTGGCCGGATGGAATCGCCTGCAGAATATGTGTTGCAGGACTTGGGCTTCAAGTATCTTACAATTGTCGAGGATGAAAGAACAGCAGCGCGGCTTGTGTTGGCGAACCGTGTATCGCTTTGGATGCAGCGCGGACTGCCCGGTAATTGGGCCTATTTTCAAGCAGGCGGAAAAATGCAGGATCTGCATGTAATTGAGCGCTGGGAAACACCCCTGCAGTATCTTGTTGCCTCCAAAAGTGTTCCTGAAATAACGATCAATAGGTTACGTGCAGTACTCGATAAAATGCGCATTTCTGGTGAGATTGATAAAATAAAGCAGGAATATTTCCCTTATGAGATTGACTGCGAACTGCGCTTTACCTGCAAAGAGGCACGCTCCGTTGAATAA
- a CDS encoding toll/interleukin-1 receptor domain-containing protein translates to MSENFTYSAFLSYSHRDKKAGAWLHRQLEHYRIPAGLVGKSTSVGVIPSHIGRIFRDRDELPATESLTAEVQKALASSRYMIVLCSPAAAASRWVNKEVMEFKRLRGEQYVLPVILSGEPFATRAGKPELECFPPSVRYKLAANGRLSAVESEPSAADLRKAADGKRRAVLKLIAGMVGVGLDQLVERDLRRKNRRVMFVTASSMIAMVAMSALTYEAVSARHAADRHRGEAENLIEFMLTDLRQKLEPVGRLDVLDAVGDKVIDYYTAQQTFNETTDDSMGRKARAYHLLGEMQFLRDHPEQASDLFQQSAAATAELLRRDPDNTQRIFEHAQSVFWVGNQDIQRGDLRAGEIAWQEYKRLADLLVTLEPETVDWWIEAAYGNLNIGNLYLRQHQNPRQALPYLEAALKTFQAALAVRPDSGLLKAEVSNSHSWIDLALRQTGHVQDVLYHMGIVYDMTQKALEKDPKNQSAKERLMVWHMKRAWVYQDTHNLAASIEQSRQSLALAEEWLRLEPEAAVAIRSKAYALYHLAGLAVESDDITSASELIAQASQFTETIFKDPTALEPWWQIMYAYSLVIDAKLSVRNVGVAFGANRFQHVATELQAYRDTLAGRQEGRMVLADFYKFYIQQLLLTGDAGGALKAKGELWRMVESENLDQIPVLLTTLYDIAKLVGDDVTASQIEAVLLERGYGVQAFEAGTAAKTISD, encoded by the coding sequence GTGTCGGAAAATTTTACGTATTCGGCATTTTTAAGTTACAGCCACCGCGATAAAAAAGCGGGCGCATGGTTGCACCGACAACTAGAGCATTACCGCATACCTGCTGGCCTTGTTGGCAAAAGCACCAGTGTGGGTGTTATCCCCTCGCATATTGGCAGAATTTTTCGGGACAGGGATGAACTCCCCGCTACAGAAAGCCTGACGGCTGAAGTTCAGAAAGCTCTTGCGTCGTCGCGTTACATGATTGTTCTGTGTTCCCCTGCGGCGGCTGCATCGCGCTGGGTGAATAAAGAAGTAATGGAATTTAAAAGGTTGCGCGGCGAGCAATATGTCTTGCCGGTTATCCTGTCGGGCGAGCCTTTTGCAACCCGAGCCGGAAAGCCAGAACTGGAATGTTTTCCGCCGTCCGTACGCTATAAACTGGCGGCGAATGGGCGATTGTCGGCAGTTGAAAGCGAGCCGTCCGCCGCAGACCTTAGAAAAGCCGCAGACGGTAAGCGACGCGCTGTCCTCAAATTAATTGCTGGCATGGTTGGTGTGGGTCTTGACCAGCTTGTTGAACGGGATTTGCGTAGAAAGAACCGCCGCGTGATGTTTGTCACAGCGAGCAGCATGATAGCAATGGTAGCAATGTCGGCGCTGACGTATGAGGCCGTATCAGCGCGGCATGCTGCAGATAGGCATAGAGGTGAGGCAGAAAATTTGATCGAATTTATGCTGACAGATTTACGGCAAAAACTTGAGCCAGTTGGCAGGCTGGATGTGCTGGATGCTGTTGGCGATAAAGTGATCGATTATTATACCGCCCAGCAAACATTCAATGAAACCACGGACGATTCTATGGGCCGAAAGGCAAGAGCCTATCATTTGCTGGGTGAAATGCAGTTTCTGCGCGATCACCCAGAGCAGGCTTCTGACCTTTTTCAACAATCTGCCGCTGCAACTGCTGAGCTTTTGAGGCGGGACCCTGATAATACTCAGCGTATTTTTGAACATGCCCAGAGTGTGTTTTGGGTTGGAAACCAGGATATTCAGCGTGGTGATTTGCGCGCTGGCGAGATTGCATGGCAGGAATATAAACGCCTCGCCGATCTGTTGGTAACACTGGAGCCAGAGACAGTAGACTGGTGGATAGAGGCCGCATACGGCAATTTAAATATTGGTAATCTGTATCTGCGCCAACACCAAAACCCAAGGCAAGCTCTTCCTTATCTTGAAGCTGCCCTTAAAACCTTTCAGGCAGCTCTTGCTGTGCGTCCCGACAGTGGCCTTTTAAAGGCTGAGGTATCTAATAGCCATTCATGGATTGATCTTGCTTTGCGGCAAACCGGGCATGTGCAGGATGTTTTATACCATATGGGCATTGTGTACGACATGACCCAAAAGGCATTGGAGAAAGACCCTAAAAACCAATCCGCTAAAGAAAGGCTGATGGTATGGCATATGAAACGTGCCTGGGTGTATCAGGACACCCATAATTTGGCTGCCAGCATCGAACAGTCCCGGCAAAGCTTAGCGCTTGCAGAGGAATGGTTACGGCTTGAGCCGGAAGCAGCTGTTGCCATTCGCAGTAAAGCTTATGCCCTGTACCACCTTGCAGGCTTGGCGGTGGAATCTGATGACATAACAAGCGCCAGCGAACTTATCGCGCAGGCCTCGCAGTTTACAGAAACTATCTTCAAAGACCCGACCGCTTTGGAGCCATGGTGGCAAATTATGTATGCCTACAGCCTTGTAATTGATGCCAAACTTTCGGTTAGGAACGTTGGTGTTGCATTTGGGGCTAATCGTTTTCAGCATGTTGCCACAGAACTGCAAGCTTACAGGGATACATTAGCAGGCAGGCAAGAAGGCCGAATGGTTTTGGCAGATTTTTATAAATTTTATATCCAGCAATTGCTTTTAACAGGTGATGCAGGAGGAGCGCTGAAAGCTAAAGGGGAACTCTGGCGGATGGTTGAAAGTGAAAATTTAGATCAGATTCCTGTTTTATTAACAACATTATACGATATTGCCAAATTGGTAGGTGACGATGTAACCGCCAGCCAAATAGAGGCAGTTTTGTTAGAGCGAGGTTACGGTGTTCAGGCATTTGAGGCTGGCACCGCAGCAAAAACTATATCCGATTAA
- a CDS encoding tetratricopeptide repeat-containing protein: protein MDHFQTRQPYSTVPLTPREGHKYVLSLLRAGAFNQAEKEFFTLKLDQIKDDEDILALQGRILKGKALLKQGPEKKILALQSAEKYFTAYTQTQGTYSGINTAAMYLVAGEAARAASLAKEIVSLLSKRYPQPGEDAYYHMATIAEAKLIFGDIEAAEAIFLDAISLDPHNYEARASTLIQFVMILTAMGKDSSWLDSYRPPKAVHYAGHIFGSDTGLSALDATSIHALEKTVDDMFQKETIGFAYGALAAGSDIVLAEAALRHGIELHVVLPCRDKVFLETSVSPFGKNWEARFYGCLRQAKSIRYVSEGVDRADDLTLSFGSEIAMGHAVLKAQALATEAVQLLIWNGQVLKSVAGTARDAAVWAASGRRQAIVPFPFKRTPTDCAHHLENKPYRSLKAMIFADVRGFGALPDAEVPLFLENVLKPLADCVQAQGQKLQYLNTWGDGMFLVFDTVKAAAKVALALQKCFQEIDLDAVGLPNFLALRVAGHYGPVYEMQDPFLQEKGVFGTEVTFAARIEPVTVPGSIYVSEPFACALAVNTPSGYACEYSGEFTPRKGLRPLPLFSLRTS from the coding sequence TTGGATCATTTTCAAACCCGTCAGCCATACAGTACTGTGCCCCTTACACCGCGTGAGGGGCATAAGTATGTTTTGTCGTTATTAAGGGCGGGTGCGTTTAATCAGGCCGAGAAAGAGTTTTTCACCCTAAAGCTTGACCAGATAAAAGATGATGAAGACATACTTGCACTTCAGGGGCGTATTTTAAAGGGAAAGGCACTTTTAAAACAGGGACCTGAAAAGAAAATCTTGGCGCTCCAGTCCGCTGAGAAATATTTTACGGCTTACACTCAAACTCAAGGCACTTATTCAGGTATCAATACGGCCGCAATGTATTTGGTTGCAGGTGAGGCTGCACGTGCTGCCTCGCTTGCGAAAGAGATTGTGAGCCTGCTTAGCAAGCGTTATCCGCAGCCGGGCGAAGATGCTTATTATCATATGGCGACGATCGCTGAAGCCAAACTTATTTTCGGAGATATAGAGGCCGCGGAAGCGATATTTTTAGACGCGATAAGCCTTGATCCTCATAATTATGAAGCACGCGCCAGTACATTGATCCAGTTTGTTATGATCTTGACGGCGATGGGCAAGGACAGCAGCTGGCTGGATAGTTACCGACCACCCAAAGCTGTGCATTATGCAGGGCATATTTTTGGTTCTGACACAGGTCTTTCAGCTCTGGATGCGACTAGTATACATGCCCTTGAGAAAACTGTGGATGATATGTTTCAGAAAGAAACGATTGGTTTTGCATATGGGGCTCTTGCTGCAGGATCAGATATCGTGCTGGCGGAAGCTGCTTTGCGCCACGGGATAGAACTGCATGTTGTATTACCTTGCCGGGACAAAGTATTTCTCGAAACATCGGTTTCGCCTTTTGGCAAAAACTGGGAGGCACGGTTTTATGGTTGCTTGAGGCAGGCCAAATCAATTCGGTATGTTTCTGAAGGGGTGGATAGGGCCGATGATCTCACATTATCCTTTGGTAGCGAGATTGCTATGGGGCATGCTGTTTTGAAGGCTCAGGCGCTAGCGACAGAAGCTGTGCAGCTTTTGATATGGAATGGGCAGGTTTTAAAGTCTGTTGCAGGGACTGCCCGCGATGCGGCTGTGTGGGCGGCGTCTGGGCGTAGGCAAGCTATAGTACCCTTTCCTTTTAAGCGCACGCCTACTGACTGTGCGCATCATTTGGAAAACAAACCTTACCGGTCTTTAAAGGCGATGATTTTTGCCGATGTCCGAGGTTTTGGTGCGCTGCCTGATGCGGAAGTGCCTTTGTTTTTGGAAAATGTTTTAAAACCGCTGGCAGACTGTGTGCAGGCGCAGGGCCAGAAGCTCCAATATCTTAATACTTGGGGTGACGGTATGTTTCTTGTGTTTGATACGGTTAAGGCCGCCGCAAAGGTAGCCCTTGCCTTACAGAAGTGTTTTCAGGAAATAGACCTTGATGCTGTTGGCCTACCAAACTTTTTAGCGCTGCGTGTTGCAGGTCATTATGGTCCTGTATACGAAATGCAGGACCCGTTTTTGCAAGAAAAAGGTGTGTTTGGTACCGAGGTTACCTTTGCCGCAAGGATCGAGCCGGTGACAGTGCCGGGGTCGATCTATGTTAGCGAGCCGTTTGCCTGTGCACTGGCGGTTAATACTCCCTCAGGGTATGCGTGCGAGTATAGCGGCGAATTTACCCCTAGGAAAGGGCTGCGTCCGTTGCCCTTGTTCAGCCTTCGCACCAGTTAG